The Glycine soja cultivar W05 chromosome 6, ASM419377v2, whole genome shotgun sequence genome has a window encoding:
- the LOC114415901 gene encoding uncharacterized protein LOC114415901, producing MYDQLNDVSLSTSRQLASYITLLQCWIYEHFPSVMECNADSDYDKVSPRACRWIATKKTVKKVSTTTYRQRLDRLRIPHVCWMPYSEHRPVQHFHPISCFFGQVRWGPVVVRYRSERVMPQFGYVQCIPAHPVHPWVAYDDVDDMWTHYSDYLAAAGDPCVEPGQCVPNHIDWFFRISHPFMTVAQPSDPPADAPQVPELDIPQVSDDPARSDVDEPRHAVEACDAITKRLERHLSLRIVTPGTSTHEVIEECLKIARSVTQDRIVYVRSQRRRRMDQP from the exons ATGTACGATCAGCTTAATGATGTCAGTCTCAGCACCAGTCGACAGCTTGCTAGTTACATCACCTTGTTACAG TGTTGGATATACGAGCACTTTCCGTCAGTTATGGAGTGCAATGCTGATTCAGACTACGACAAGGTGTCACCACGTGCGTGTCGGTGGATTGCGACAAAGAAGACTGTGAAGAAAGTGTCTACAACGACGTACAGGCAACGCCTGGATCGTTTGCGGATCCCACATGTCTGCTGGATGCCATATTCAGAGCACCGACCTGTGCAGCACTTTCATCCGATTTCGTGCTTCTTTGGACAGGTCCGCTGGGGGCCTGTTGTTGTCAGATACAGATCAGAGAGGGTTATGCCCCAGTTCGGCTACGTCCAGTGCATTCCTGCACACCCTGTCCATCCATGGGTGGCATATGATGACGTAGATGATATGTGGACGCACTACTCAGACTATCTGGCGGCAGCAGGTGATCCATGTGTTGAGCCAGGTCAATGTGTGCCAAACCACATTGACTGGTTCTTCCGTATTTCTCATCCATTCATGACCGTGGCACAACCATCAGATCCTCCAGCAGATGCACCTCAGGTCCCAGAGTTAGATATCCCTCAGGTCTCGGATGATCCAGCCAGGTCTGATGTCGATGAGCccagacatgcagtg gAGGCTTGCGATGCGATCACCAAGAGGTTGGAGCGTCACCTCAGCCTCAGGATAGTCACGCCAGGAACATCGACACATGAGGTCATCGAAGAATGCCTCAAGATTGCCAGGAGTGTCACCCAGGATCGCATTGTGTACGTGAGGTCTCAACGTAGGCGTCGCATGGATCAGCCGTAG